A window of the Verminephrobacter eiseniae EF01-2 genome harbors these coding sequences:
- a CDS encoding MmoB/DmpM family protein has product MSVHNDNIFKSMKDVRFEQTISNQCGVTMNDSVEARVIAELMARKSGITVTYLPAMIRIDGQGKIEFKMGEISEALGREMTPHLFEISTSTHYGRMVMVDDETVVLFGNMEDAMAYE; this is encoded by the coding sequence ATGTCAGTGCATAACGACAATATCTTCAAGTCGATGAAAGATGTCCGCTTCGAGCAGACCATTTCCAACCAGTGCGGTGTCACGATGAACGACAGCGTGGAGGCCCGCGTGATTGCCGAATTGATGGCCCGCAAGAGCGGCATCACGGTGACCTATCTGCCCGCCATGATCAGGATCGATGGGCAGGGCAAGATCGAATTCAAAATGGGCGAGATCAGCGAAGCGCTGGGCCGGGAGATGACCCCGCATCTGTTCGAGATATCCACATCGACCCACTATGGGCGAATGGTGATGGTCGATGACGAGACCGTCGTATTGTTCGGCAATATGGAGGACGCGATGGCCTACGAGTAA